A single window of Populus nigra chromosome 17, ddPopNigr1.1, whole genome shotgun sequence DNA harbors:
- the LOC133677166 gene encoding ubiquitin C-terminal hydrolase 12-like isoform X7: protein MTMMTPSPLDQEDEEMLVPHSDLVEGPQPMEVVAQVEQTSTVENQPVEDPPSMKFSWTIENFTRLNTKKHYSDIFIVGSYKWRVLIFPKGNNVDHLSMYLDVADSTALPYGWSRYAQFSLAVVNQIHNKYSIRKDTHHQFNARESDWGFTSFMPLSELYDPSRGYLVNDTVVIEAEVAVCKVLDYWSYDSKKETGYVGLKNQGATCYMNSLLQTLYHISYFRKAVYHMPTTENDMPTGSIPLALQSLFFKLQYNDTSVATKELTKSFGWDTYDSFMQHDVQELNRVLCEKLEDKMKGTVVEGTIQQLFEGHHMNYIECINVEYKSTRKESFYDLQLDVKGCRDVYASFDKYVEVERLEGDNKYHAEEHGLQDAKKGVLFIDFPPVLQLQLKRFEYDFMRDTMVKINDRYEFPLQLDLDRENGKYLSPESDRSVRNLYTLHSVLVHSGGVHGGHYYAFIRPTLSDQWFKFDDERVTKEDVKRALEEQYGGEEELPQTNPGFNNTPFKFTKYSNAYMLVYIRESDKDKIICNVDEKDIAEHLRIRLKKEQEEKEDKRRYKAQAHLYTIIKVARDEDLKEQIGKDIYFDLVDHDKVRNFRIQKQTQFSLFKEEVAKELGIPVQFQRFWIWAKRQNHTYRPNRPLTPQEEAQSVGQLREVSNKTHNAELKLFLEVELGLFAISQDLRPIAPPEKTKEDILLFFKLYDPEKQELRYVGRLFVKNSSKPIEILAKLNQMAGFVSEEEIELYEEIKFEPCVMCEHLDKRASFRTSQIEDGDIICFQKSPPENEEDCRNPDVPSYLEYVHNRQIVHFRSLEKAKEDDFCLELSKLHTYDDVVERVARQIGLDDPSKIRLTSHNCYSQQPKPQPIKYRGVEHLSDMLVHYNQTSDILYYEVLDIPLPELQGLKNLKVAFHHATKDEVVIHNIRLPKQSTVGDVINELKTKVELSHPNAELRLLEVFYHKIYKMFCWQRLWVVSSDSVCHLAIADLSTQ from the exons ATGACTATGATGACTCCTTCACCGTTAGAC CAAGAAGACGAGGAGATGCTCGTACCGCATTCAGATTTAGTTGAAGGTCCTCAGCCAATGGAAG TAGTGGCACAAGTGGAGCAAACTAGTACAGTGGAGAATCAGCCTGTGGAGGATCCTCCATCGATGAAATTTTCTTGGACTATTGAGAATTTTACTAGGTTGAACACGAAGAAGCATTATTCTGATATATTTATTGTTGGCAGTTACAAATG GAGAGTACTGATATTCCCTAAAGGAAACAACGTGGACCACCTGTCGATGTATTTGGATGTTGCAGATTCGACAGCTTTGCCATATGGATGGAGTAGATATGCGCAATTCAGTTTGGCTGTGGTCAATCAAATTCATAACAAATACTCGATTAGAAAGG ACACACATCATCAGTTCAATGCAAGAGAGAGTGACTGGGGCTTTACATCTTTCATGCCTCTGAGTGAACTTTATGATCCTAGCAGAGGATACTTAGTGAATGATACAGTTGTTATTGAAGCTGAAGTTGCTGTTTGCAAGGTTTTAGATTATTGGTCCTATGACTCAAAGAAGGAGACGGGCTATGTAGGACTGAAAAACCAAGGAGCAACATGTTACATGAACTCTCTCCTACAGACTCTATACCATATTTCCTACTTCCGAAAG gCGGTGTACCACATGCCAACAACTGAGAATGACATGCCCACAGGAAGCATTCCATTGGCCCTGCAGAGTTTATTCTTTAAGCTTCAATATAATGATACCAGTGTTGCAACAAAGGAACTGACCAAATCTTTTGGCTGGGATACGTATGATTCCTTCATGCAACATGACGTGCAAGAGCTTAACAGGGTCCTGTGTGAGAAGCTAGAGGATAAAATGAAG GGGACTGTTGTGGAGGGCACTATACAGCAGTTGTTTGAGGGTCACCATATGAACTACATTGAGTGCATCAATGTGGAATACAAATCTACAAGAAAGGAGTCATTTTATG ATCTCCAGCTTGATGTGAAAGGTTGTCGAGATGTTTATGCTTCTTTTGACAAATATGTGGAAGTTGAACGACTTGAGGGTGATAACAAATATCATGCCGAAGAACATGGTTTGCAG GATGCAAAGAAGGGTGTCTTATTTATCGACTTCCCCCCTGTTCTTCAACTCCAATTAAAGCGGTTTGAATATGATTTTATGCGTGATACTATGGTGAAG ATTAATGATCGCTATGAATTTCCTCTTCAACTTGACCTGGACAGGGAGAATGGGAAATATTTATCACCTGAATCTGACAGGAGTGTGCGAAATCTATACACACTTCACAG TGTTTTGGTTCACAGTGGAGGTGTGCATGGTGGACATTATTATGCTTTTATCAGGCCTACCCTCTCTGATCAATG gtTCAAATTTGATGATGAACGCGTGACAAAGGAAGATGTGAAGAGGGCCTTAGAAGAACAGTATGGTGGTGAGGAAGAG CTACCTCAGACCAATCCTGGCTTTAACAATACTCCATTTAAATTCACAAAATACTCAAATGCATACATGCTTGTGTATATACGGGAAAGTGACAAGGACAAGATAATCTGTAATGTTGATGAGAAAGACATTGCTGAACACTTGAGG ATAAGGCTGaagaaagaacaagaagaaaaggaagacaaGAGAAGATATAAAGCACAAGCTCACCTTTACACAATTATAAAG GTTGCGCGAGATGAGGACCTTAAAGAGCAAATTGGAAAGGATATTTATTTTGACCTCGTGGATCATGACAAAGTCCGTAACTTCCGTATTCAGAAACAGACGCAGTTTAGTCTGTTTAAG GAGGAGGTTGCTAAAGAGCTTGGTATACCAGTACAATTTCAGAGATTTTGGATATGGGCAAAGCGCCAAAACCACACATATAGACCCAATCGGCCATTGACTCCCCAGGAGGAAGCACAATCA GTTGGACAACTGAGAGAGGTGTCAAATAAGACACATAATGCTGAATTAAAGTTGTTCTTGGAAGTTGAGCTTGggctg TTTGCAATATCTCAGGATTTACGTCCCATTGCTCCAcctgaaaaaactaaagaagatATTCTGCTTTTCTTCAAGCTTTATGACCCTGAAAAACAAGAATTACG ATATGTTGGTAGGCTTTTTGTGAAGAATTCTAGTAAACCGATAGAAATTCTAGCAAAGCTTAATCAAATGGCTGGCTTTGTGTCTGAGGAAGAGATTGAACTTTATGAG GAAATCAAGTTTGAGCCTTGTGTCATGTGTGAACACCTTGATAAGAGAGCCTCATTTCGAACAAGTCag ATTGAAGATGGGGACATAATATGCTTTCAGAAATCTCCTCCTGAAAATGAAGAAGACTGTCGAAATCCAGATGTGCCTTCATATTTGGAATACGTGCACAATCGGCAG ATAGTTCATTTCCGATCTCTAGAGAAGGCAAAAGAGGATGATTTTTGTCTAGAGTT GTCAAAATTACACACTTATGATGATGTTGTCGAAAGAGTAGCTCGCCAGATTGGTTTGGACGATCCATCCAAAATCAGGTTAACATCCCACAACTGCTACTCTCAGCAGCCTAAGCCACAGCCAATTAAATATCGAGGAGTGGAGCATCTATCAGATATGTTAGTTCACTACAATCAG ACTTCCGATATCTTGTATTACGAAGTTCTAGATATTCCTCTTCCAGAGTTGCAAggtctaaaaaatttgaaagttgCTTTCCATCACGCTACCAAAGATGAA GTGGTAATTCATAACATTAGATTGCCTAAACAAAGCACCGTGGGGGATGTGATTAATGAACTTAAAACTAAG GTAGAATTGTCTCACCCAAATGCTGAACTTCGACTGCTTGAAGTATTTTATCACAAGATTTATAAG atgttttgctGGCAGCGCTTATGGGTGGTGTCTTCTGACTCAGTTTGCCATCTTGCCATCGCAGATCTTTCCACCCaatga